A genomic stretch from Sulfurimonas sediminis includes:
- the rsmI gene encoding 16S rRNA (cytidine(1402)-2'-O)-methyltransferase: MLTLVPTPIGNIGDISLRAIDALRSADTLLCEDTRVTKKLIRILKERYNTEFKDDQKFIALHSHNEQSFVEKLSPAFFEQNIVYVSDAGMPGVSDPGQVLVAYCLEHNISYDVLPGANAVLTAFVASGFCETKMLFLGFLDHKGSSRSEGLQRALHSGYTTVLYESPHRLEKLLLEIAKEAPEREIFLCKELSKKYQRYLRGTAAEIVAKLDGNFRGEWVVVIQAANEQNSSAVSENDILALDLPKKVQAKLISKITGENTKEIYQRLM, translated from the coding sequence TTGCTGACTCTTGTTCCAACTCCGATTGGAAACATCGGCGATATTTCACTCAGAGCGATTGATGCTCTGAGAAGCGCCGACACACTTTTATGCGAAGACACCCGCGTTACCAAAAAACTCATCCGTATTCTTAAAGAACGTTATAATACTGAGTTTAAAGACGATCAAAAGTTTATTGCCCTGCATTCTCATAATGAACAAAGTTTTGTTGAAAAACTTTCCCCCGCTTTTTTTGAGCAAAATATTGTCTATGTCAGTGATGCCGGTATGCCCGGTGTAAGCGACCCGGGACAGGTGCTTGTTGCCTACTGTCTGGAACATAATATTTCCTATGATGTGCTTCCCGGTGCCAATGCCGTACTTACTGCATTTGTTGCGAGTGGATTTTGTGAAACAAAAATGCTGTTTTTAGGATTTTTGGATCATAAAGGCAGCAGTCGCAGTGAAGGTTTGCAGCGTGCTTTGCACAGTGGCTATACTACAGTTTTATATGAGTCTCCCCATCGTTTGGAAAAACTGCTTTTAGAAATTGCAAAAGAAGCGCCTGAAAGAGAAATATTTCTGTGCAAAGAGCTGAGTAAAAAATATCAAAGATATCTGCGTGGTACTGCAGCTGAAATAGTTGCAAAACTTGATGGAAATTTTCGTGGCGAATGGGTTGTGGTGATTCAGGCAGCTAATGAACAAAACAGTTCTGCCGTCAGTGAAAACGATATACTGGCACTGGACTTGCCTAAAAAAGTGCAGGCAAAACTCATCAGTAAAATTACAGGCGAAAATACAAAAGAGATTTATCAAAGATTAATGTAA
- the sufC gene encoding Fe-S cluster assembly ATPase SufC, whose product MMEIKNLHANIGEKNILKGLNLCLEKGKVHVIMGPNGAGKSTLSKAIVGHYDITVTEGDIFYKGESIVEEAPEMRALKGIFLSFQNPVEIPGVSNAYFLRTAVNAKRKFEGKEELNAAEFLREAKRLAQELGMKPELITRSLNEGFSGGEKKRNETLQMLMLEPDFIILDEIDSGLDIDALRAVSEGINKIKDENRTFLIITHYSRILEYVKPDYVHVLKDGKIVKTAGPELVAELEEKGYTALEEF is encoded by the coding sequence ATGATGGAAATAAAAAATTTACATGCAAATATAGGTGAGAAAAATATTTTAAAAGGCTTGAATCTTTGTCTTGAAAAAGGGAAAGTTCATGTGATTATGGGACCAAACGGTGCAGGAAAGTCAACACTCTCCAAAGCCATTGTCGGACATTATGACATTACTGTGACGGAGGGAGATATTTTCTACAAAGGAGAGAGCATTGTTGAAGAAGCACCGGAAATGCGTGCGCTTAAAGGTATATTTTTAAGTTTTCAAAATCCTGTAGAGATTCCGGGTGTGAGCAATGCATACTTTTTGCGAACTGCTGTGAATGCAAAAAGAAAGTTTGAAGGTAAAGAAGAGCTCAACGCTGCAGAATTTTTACGCGAAGCAAAGCGTCTGGCACAAGAACTTGGAATGAAACCCGAACTTATTACCCGCTCACTCAACGAGGGCTTTTCGGGCGGAGAGAAAAAGCGAAACGAAACGCTGCAGATGCTGATGCTTGAACCTGATTTTATTATTTTGGATGAGATTGATTCGGGACTTGACATTGATGCTCTGCGGGCGGTAAGTGAAGGAATCAACAAAATCAAAGATGAAAACAGAACATTTTTGATTATCACCCACTACAGCAGAATCCTTGAGTATGTCAAACCGGATTATGTCCATGTTCTTAAAGACGGCAAAATTGTAAAAACTGCAGGTCCTGAACTTGTGGCAGAGTTGGAAGAGAAGGGATACACAGCTCTTGAGGAGTTTTAA
- a CDS encoding LL-diaminopimelate aminotransferase, which yields MFDEFNFNRVERLPKYVFAEVNDIKMAQRRAGKDVIDFSMGNPDGPTPEHIRNKLVESAQKTKTHGYSSSKGIPKLLKAIADWYERRYDCKLDPETECVATMGSKEGYAHLTYAITNIGDVAVVPDPTYPIHEYSFILAGGNVIKFGIEFDEHYRVNEDHFFESLEKVFKESSPKPKYVLVNFPHNPTTATVTPEFYERLVAMAKEKRFYIISDIAYGDITFDGYKTPSIMSVEGAKDVAVESFTLSKSYNMAGWRVGFFVGNKKLIGALQKIKSWLDYGMFTPIQVAATVALNGDQTCVSEITQKYNHRQEVLIEAFGRAGWHIKKNEATMFVWAKIPECVAHLGSLEFSKRLLVEAGVAVAPGIGFGEYGEGYVRIALIENDNRIRQAARNIKEFLKKFDDCNKESKK from the coding sequence ATGTTTGATGAGTTTAATTTTAATAGAGTTGAGAGACTTCCAAAGTATGTATTTGCGGAAGTTAATGATATAAAAATGGCCCAACGCCGTGCGGGTAAAGATGTTATAGATTTTTCTATGGGAAATCCGGATGGTCCTACGCCGGAGCATATAAGAAACAAACTTGTCGAATCAGCCCAAAAAACAAAAACACACGGATACTCCTCTTCAAAAGGAATTCCAAAACTCCTCAAAGCAATTGCCGACTGGTATGAACGCCGTTATGACTGTAAGCTTGATCCTGAAACAGAATGTGTTGCAACTATGGGTTCAAAAGAGGGGTATGCGCACCTTACCTATGCCATTACAAACATAGGAGATGTGGCGGTTGTGCCTGATCCTACCTACCCGATTCACGAATACTCTTTTATTTTGGCCGGAGGCAATGTCATCAAATTCGGTATAGAGTTTGATGAACATTACCGGGTAAATGAAGATCACTTTTTTGAGAGTTTGGAAAAGGTCTTTAAAGAGAGCTCTCCAAAACCAAAATATGTTTTGGTGAATTTTCCGCACAACCCGACAACGGCAACGGTTACACCTGAGTTTTATGAACGTCTTGTTGCGATGGCAAAAGAGAAGAGATTTTATATAATTTCCGATATTGCCTACGGTGATATTACTTTTGACGGTTACAAAACACCTTCTATCATGAGTGTAGAAGGCGCAAAAGATGTGGCAGTCGAGTCTTTTACACTTTCCAAGTCATACAATATGGCAGGCTGGCGTGTAGGCTTTTTTGTCGGAAACAAAAAACTAATTGGTGCTCTGCAGAAGATAAAATCTTGGCTGGATTATGGAATGTTTACACCTATTCAGGTGGCGGCAACTGTTGCGTTAAATGGAGACCAGACCTGCGTGAGTGAAATTACACAGAAGTACAATCACCGTCAGGAAGTGCTTATCGAAGCCTTTGGTCGTGCTGGATGGCATATTAAAAAGAATGAAGCGACTATGTTTGTATGGGCAAAAATTCCTGAATGTGTGGCACATCTGGGTTCTTTGGAATTTTCAAAACGACTGTTGGTTGAAGCAGGTGTTGCTGTGGCTCCGGGTATAGGTTTTGGAGAATACGGTGAGGGGTATGTTCGCATAGCACTCATTGAAAATGACAACAGAATCCGTCAGGCTGCCAGAAACATAAAAGAGTTTTTAAAAAAGTTTGATGATTGTAACAAAGAGAGTAAAAAATAA
- a CDS encoding 6-pyruvoyl trahydropterin synthase family protein encodes MIIRKLFKFENAHIVRGCSTVKCRSSIHGHSYKVELLFASNFLDNGQMVYDFGLMKQNMKDLVESFDHAIALWRDDDPEFVRDMKKHSARWVELPVSPSAEQFSRVIFVMIEKLLSLISTQNGEKEVRLESVIVHETATGYAQCFVQDAHSKNMGEIKLEEIVFSPQVLEDFKDKDLFEKIKRGETFLNPASV; translated from the coding sequence ATGATAATACGAAAACTTTTTAAATTTGAAAATGCACATATAGTACGGGGATGCTCGACTGTCAAATGTAGAAGTTCTATCCACGGACACTCCTACAAAGTAGAACTGCTTTTTGCATCCAATTTTTTGGATAATGGACAGATGGTTTATGATTTTGGACTGATGAAGCAAAACATGAAAGATCTTGTGGAGAGTTTTGACCATGCAATTGCTCTGTGGCGTGATGATGATCCGGAGTTTGTCCGTGATATGAAAAAACACTCTGCACGCTGGGTAGAACTGCCGGTATCACCTTCGGCAGAGCAGTTTTCACGTGTTATTTTTGTGATGATAGAGAAACTTTTGTCGCTCATATCAACACAAAACGGAGAAAAAGAGGTGCGTCTTGAGAGCGTTATAGTGCATGAAACCGCCACAGGCTATGCACAGTGTTTTGTGCAAGATGCCCACTCTAAAAATATGGGTGAAATCAAGCTTGAAGAGATTGTTTTTTCACCACAGGTTTTAGAGGATTTTAAAGACAAAGACCTTTTTGAAAAGATAAAAAGAGGAGAAACTTTTTTAAATCCTGCAAGTGTCTGA
- a CDS encoding metal-sulfur cluster assembly factor, whose amino-acid sequence MSDIRDVTPKESEARVIEELKKIYDPELPVDIYNLGLIYDVKCEKDPISKLNKCKVVMTLTAPTCSMSQIIIDMVKNIANIIEDGSVEELDVEVVYDPPWDQSKMSDEAKLAMGML is encoded by the coding sequence ATGAGTGATATAAGAGATGTGACGCCCAAGGAGAGTGAAGCACGGGTTATTGAAGAGTTAAAAAAGATATATGATCCTGAACTTCCGGTAGATATTTATAATCTTGGTCTTATTTATGATGTCAAGTGTGAAAAAGATCCGATAAGCAAGCTCAACAAATGCAAAGTTGTCATGACGCTTACCGCACCAACCTGTTCCATGAGTCAGATTATTATAGATATGGTGAAAAACATTGCCAATATTATTGAAGACGGTTCTGTAGAAGAACTTGATGTTGAGGTGGTGTATGATCCGCCATGGGATCAAAGCAAGATGAGTGATGAAGCAAAGCTTGCTATGGGGATGCTTTAG
- the sufB gene encoding Fe-S cluster assembly protein SufB, with protein sequence MAQEEINKAVSGEYKLGFEIDIEQDTLPPGLNETTIRFISKKKNEPEWMTQWRLNALEKWQKMQEPHWAHVTYEPIDYQSISYFSAPKKGANSLDEVDPKILEAYKKLGIPLDEQKQLQGIAVDAVVDSVSVKTTFSEELKKHGIIFCSISEALQDYPELVKKYMFSVVPMSDNYYAALNAAVFTDGTFVYIPKGVRCPMELSTYFRINALNTGQFERTLIVADEGSYVSYNEGCSAPMRDDSQLHAAVVELIAMKDAEIKYSTIQNWYPGDKEGKGGIYNFVTKRGLCKGDNSKISWTQVETGSVITWKYPSCILQGDNSVGEFYSVAVTTLAQQADTGTKMIHLGKNTSSTIISKGISAMRGQNSYRGLVKMAAKAEGAHNRSECDSLLIGSECGAHTFPYLENKSAHAKVEHEATTTKISDEQLFYLRQRGISEEDAVSMIVHGFCKEVFNQLPMEYAVEAKALLELTLEGSVG encoded by the coding sequence ATGGCACAAGAAGAGATTAACAAAGCTGTCTCGGGCGAGTATAAACTCGGGTTTGAGATAGATATAGAACAGGACACACTGCCTCCTGGCTTAAATGAAACAACCATTCGTTTCATTTCCAAAAAGAAAAATGAACCGGAGTGGATGACGCAGTGGCGTTTAAATGCCCTTGAAAAATGGCAGAAAATGCAAGAGCCCCACTGGGCACATGTAACCTACGAACCTATAGACTACCAATCAATCTCTTATTTTTCGGCTCCAAAAAAGGGAGCAAACTCCCTTGATGAAGTTGATCCTAAAATTCTTGAAGCCTATAAAAAACTCGGCATTCCTTTGGATGAACAAAAGCAGTTGCAGGGAATTGCCGTAGATGCTGTTGTGGATTCGGTTTCTGTAAAAACCACATTTTCAGAGGAGCTCAAAAAGCACGGGATTATCTTTTGTTCTATTTCTGAAGCGCTGCAGGATTATCCTGAACTTGTAAAAAAGTATATGTTCAGTGTCGTCCCGATGAGTGACAACTATTATGCAGCATTAAATGCCGCTGTTTTTACAGACGGTACTTTTGTCTACATTCCAAAAGGGGTTCGCTGCCCTATGGAGCTCAGTACCTATTTTCGTATCAATGCGCTTAACACAGGACAGTTTGAGAGAACACTGATTGTAGCAGACGAGGGAAGTTATGTGAGCTACAATGAAGGCTGTTCGGCTCCGATGCGGGATGATTCGCAATTGCATGCCGCTGTTGTGGAACTTATTGCAATGAAAGATGCAGAGATAAAATACTCTACCATTCAAAACTGGTATCCGGGTGATAAGGAGGGCAAAGGCGGCATTTACAACTTTGTTACCAAACGCGGTCTTTGCAAGGGAGACAACTCCAAAATTTCCTGGACGCAGGTGGAGACGGGTTCCGTCATCACCTGGAAATATCCAAGCTGTATTTTGCAAGGAGACAACAGTGTGGGCGAGTTTTATTCAGTGGCTGTGACAACGCTTGCACAGCAGGCAGATACAGGGACAAAGATGATTCATTTGGGAAAAAATACAAGTTCAACCATTATCTCAAAAGGCATTTCGGCGATGCGAGGACAGAACAGTTATCGCGGGCTTGTAAAAATGGCGGCAAAAGCAGAAGGTGCGCATAATCGCAGCGAATGTGATTCCCTGCTTATCGGAAGTGAGTGCGGAGCGCATACTTTTCCTTATCTTGAGAACAAAAGTGCCCATGCCAAAGTCGAACATGAGGCAACAACAACAAAAATCAGCGACGAGCAGCTTTTTTATCTGCGTCAACGGGGTATCAGCGAAGAGGATGCTGTGAGCATGATAGTACACGGATTTTGTAAAGAGGTGTTTAACCAACTGCCGATGGAGTATGCGGTAGAAGCAAAAGCGCTCTTAGAATTAACATTGGAGGGAAGTGTAGGATGA
- a CDS encoding molybdopterin molybdotransferase MoeA, whose product MTVSIEKALELIYTNTKRKSLKILPIEEALGYILAEDITATHNLPPYDNSAMDGYAVKIEDSDKCVRVSCTIFAGDNFQGELKHGEAIKIMTGARIPLGTQCIVPIEDTQECQNGVKLPDNLVISKHIRLSGEDIKKETLLLSCGDIIDAHQITLLASQGISHVKVYKKPRVALFASGNELKMHFEQITEYQLYNTNTPTLLSRVKELGCEVEFIGTAADTLEDIHTHIQSALDCDFIITSGGVSVGDADFTKEAFGIFGYEILFDKIAIKPGKPTTFGKIGNKVILNLPGNPLAAALNFELFGRSIIYAMSGQKNKYINPITAKMKNDVTLRSGRRTVIPGYFNGEYFTVCEQYAPGMISPLAEANSFIITDENCTEVPKETPVKTISTKFSFCSANFIPLS is encoded by the coding sequence ATGACTGTAAGCATTGAAAAAGCACTCGAACTGATTTATACAAATACAAAAAGAAAATCGCTCAAAATACTGCCGATTGAAGAAGCTTTGGGCTATATACTTGCCGAAGATATTACAGCGACACACAATCTGCCGCCTTATGACAATTCCGCAATGGACGGATATGCGGTAAAGATAGAAGACTCTGACAAATGTGTCAGAGTATCGTGCACAATTTTTGCAGGTGATAATTTTCAGGGGGAACTCAAACACGGAGAAGCCATCAAAATCATGACAGGAGCAAGAATTCCGCTTGGAACCCAGTGTATCGTACCGATTGAAGATACACAAGAGTGCCAAAACGGTGTCAAACTTCCCGACAATCTTGTCATCTCAAAGCATATCCGTCTCAGTGGTGAAGATATAAAAAAAGAGACTCTGCTCCTCTCCTGCGGCGATATTATTGATGCCCACCAAATCACCCTGCTTGCCTCTCAGGGAATCAGCCATGTTAAAGTATACAAAAAACCTCGTGTCGCGCTGTTTGCCTCAGGCAATGAATTAAAAATGCACTTTGAGCAGATTACCGAGTATCAACTCTACAATACAAATACACCAACTCTCCTCTCCCGCGTCAAAGAACTTGGCTGTGAAGTGGAGTTTATCGGTACTGCCGCAGATACTTTGGAAGATATTCATACGCATATCCAAAGTGCGCTTGACTGTGATTTTATCATTACAAGCGGCGGGGTAAGTGTAGGCGATGCTGATTTTACAAAAGAAGCTTTTGGAATTTTTGGCTATGAAATTCTTTTTGACAAAATAGCTATAAAACCTGGAAAACCGACCACTTTTGGAAAAATCGGAAACAAAGTCATCTTGAATCTGCCTGGAAATCCGCTCGCAGCCGCTTTGAATTTTGAGCTTTTCGGAAGAAGCATTATTTATGCAATGAGCGGACAGAAAAACAAATACATCAATCCCATTACTGCCAAAATGAAAAATGATGTCACACTGCGTTCAGGAAGAAGAACTGTTATTCCCGGCTATTTTAACGGTGAATATTTTACAGTTTGTGAACAGTATGCTCCGGGGATGATTTCTCCTTTGGCAGAGGCAAACAGTTTCATCATCACTGATGAAAACTGCACAGAGGTTCCAAAAGAGACTCCTGTTAAAACAATCAGCACCAAGTTCAGTTTCTGCAGTGCAAACTTTATTCCTCTAAGCTAA
- a CDS encoding ISAs1 family transposase: MATKTREKLAKKRSIRGYADQAQSNQLLKLFSEVTDYRKPQGKRHRLEHILYLSVLAGLMGATDYKQISIWIEKHIQKEQVKRLLGVEFILTPKKSLVSDVLAKVDSQEVEVVFRKWIRTYVDTRGKHLSVDGKVMNGSKYKDKRSIEVVGAVLSEIGVIIAHQQIAEKSNEIPALQAMIGELGDEFIFTFDAMNTQKNS; encoded by the coding sequence ATGGCAACAAAAACAAGAGAAAAATTAGCGAAAAAGCGTTCTATAAGAGGGTATGCAGATCAAGCCCAATCAAATCAACTTTTAAAATTGTTTTCAGAGGTGACAGACTATCGGAAACCTCAAGGTAAAAGACACCGACTAGAACATATTTTATATCTTTCAGTATTGGCTGGATTGATGGGAGCAACTGACTATAAGCAAATATCTATTTGGATAGAGAAGCATATTCAAAAAGAACAAGTTAAAAGATTATTAGGTGTAGAGTTTATATTAACACCAAAGAAAAGTTTGGTTTCTGATGTGTTAGCGAAAGTTGATAGCCAAGAAGTTGAAGTTGTTTTTAGGAAATGGATAAGAACCTATGTCGATACAAGAGGAAAGCACCTGAGCGTAGATGGCAAGGTTATGAATGGCAGCAAATACAAAGATAAGAGATCAATAGAAGTAGTTGGTGCTGTTTTATCTGAGATAGGGGTAATAATTGCTCATCAACAAATAGCAGAGAAGTCGAATGAAATACCTGCCCTTCAGGCTATGATAGGGGAATTGGGAGATGAATTTATCTTTACTTTTGATGCAATGAATACCCAAAAAAACTCTTGA
- a CDS encoding SufE family protein, protein MSVRDKVNYYKEDLEMFETPNEKFEYIFDLGKKHTTLPQEEKNEATFIEGCASPAWLVGECKEGKLIIRGEGSSEMAKGMLSLLLDIFSGQEVDDILAFDPKELEKLGIIEHLSPVRQQSLEAFLNKVYMYAKRCKEENA, encoded by the coding sequence ATGAGTGTCAGGGACAAAGTAAATTACTACAAAGAAGATCTGGAGATGTTTGAAACACCAAACGAAAAGTTTGAATATATTTTTGATTTGGGGAAAAAACATACCACACTGCCCCAAGAAGAAAAAAATGAAGCAACATTTATAGAAGGCTGTGCATCTCCTGCCTGGCTTGTCGGTGAGTGTAAAGAGGGTAAGCTTATTATAAGAGGTGAGGGCAGCAGTGAAATGGCAAAGGGAATGCTGAGTCTGCTTTTAGATATTTTCAGCGGACAGGAGGTGGATGATATTCTTGCCTTTGATCCCAAAGAGCTTGAGAAATTAGGAATAATCGAACATCTTTCTCCTGTCCGTCAGCAGAGTCTGGAGGCTTTTTTAAACAAAGTTTACATGTATGCCAAAAGATGTAAAGAGGAGAATGCATGA
- the rlmB gene encoding 23S rRNA (guanosine(2251)-2'-O)-methyltransferase RlmB — MLIYAKQPIYYLINNYPQKIKTLYLAKELEKKEYSRLMKMGFEIKRIPNEAAVKMSKNANHQGFLAEVQDYELHNYQTFLDKEFVVVLAGLTDVGNIGAIVRSAYALGVDAIIVSGIKHLNIEPLLRTSTGALFDMPLAVENNIHNLLNDFKMSGFASYGADMGGIDIREAKIAKKRLLVLGNEGEGLTARVSAKLDNIVSIKMAHDFDSLNVSVAGAILMDRMRYEQ; from the coding sequence ATGTTAATTTATGCCAAACAACCAATATATTATCTTATCAACAACTATCCGCAAAAAATAAAGACTCTGTATCTTGCAAAAGAACTTGAGAAAAAAGAGTACTCCCGTCTTATGAAAATGGGTTTTGAAATAAAACGCATTCCAAATGAAGCAGCCGTTAAAATGAGTAAAAATGCCAACCATCAGGGGTTTTTGGCTGAAGTACAAGATTACGAACTCCATAATTACCAGACATTTTTAGACAAAGAGTTTGTAGTCGTTTTGGCAGGGCTCACAGATGTCGGCAATATCGGCGCTATTGTACGAAGTGCCTATGCTTTGGGTGTGGATGCGATTATTGTCAGTGGAATCAAACATCTTAATATTGAACCGTTGCTTCGTACAAGTACCGGCGCACTTTTTGATATGCCTTTGGCTGTTGAAAACAACATTCATAATTTATTGAATGATTTTAAGATGTCCGGTTTTGCCAGCTATGGTGCTGATATGGGCGGCATTGATATCAGAGAAGCAAAAATTGCGAAAAAAAGGCTTTTGGTCCTGGGCAATGAAGGAGAAGGTCTTACTGCAAGAGTAAGCGCAAAATTAGATAATATAGTCAGTATAAAAATGGCACATGATTTTGATTCACTGAATGTAAGTGTTGCCGGAGCTATTTTAATGGACAGGATGAGATATGAACAATGA
- the rpmE gene encoding 50S ribosomal protein L31, translated as MKKGIHPQLVDCTVTCACGNSFVTKSQKPEMRIDICNECHPFFTGEERMVDTAGRIEKFNARYNKK; from the coding sequence ATGAAAAAAGGTATTCACCCTCAGTTAGTTGACTGTACTGTAACATGTGCATGTGGAAATAGTTTTGTAACAAAAAGCCAAAAGCCGGAAATGAGAATTGATATTTGTAATGAATGTCATCCATTCTTTACAGGTGAAGAGCGTATGGTTGATACAGCTGGTCGTATCGAGAAATTTAACGCGCGTTACAATAAAAAATAA
- a CDS encoding SufD family Fe-S cluster assembly protein, with the protein MKQTVLANTLANLSSVVTKETEAAASRLQLLGLPTKKTEQYRYFPVEKLLGTEYRVVAKKESEIEEADFVEIVDGVVVRAPKGLKIGYTKRHTIAEKHFDPLYYLGHLLSPKIIEINFENDSSIKVLHRYTQENALIAYRVSVQTAPNIKVTLSESFIGCDAKESLVLYGCDIHLQRDTCFTFIKDETLVEGIYTPLYSHFIELSEQSSANFFSFDFGNADGLQLIQAKLMESSDFKAHHLLYTKGESKRGTVSQIVHAAKNARSSQKVKTILGESGRGIFDALIKIKAEGSGTKAYQNSQAVLLNDGAYMASKPQLEIYIDDVEASHGSTIGELDAQQLFYLRSRGISLEEARKMLILAFANEIIDAIEDEKTRENVHLSFEKVYYGHGQLECIATCHHCCETVFGEEL; encoded by the coding sequence ATGAAACAGACAGTTTTGGCAAATACTTTAGCAAATCTTTCCTCTGTGGTTACAAAAGAGACAGAAGCTGCGGCATCGCGTCTGCAACTGCTTGGACTGCCGACGAAAAAAACGGAGCAGTATCGCTATTTTCCTGTTGAAAAACTTCTGGGTACCGAGTACAGAGTAGTTGCAAAAAAAGAGTCCGAAATTGAAGAAGCCGATTTTGTGGAGATTGTTGACGGTGTTGTAGTGCGTGCTCCAAAGGGCCTGAAAATTGGCTATACAAAGAGACATACTATTGCTGAGAAACATTTTGACCCACTCTATTATCTGGGGCATCTGCTCTCTCCAAAGATAATAGAAATCAATTTTGAAAATGACAGCAGTATAAAGGTTTTACACAGATATACGCAGGAAAATGCACTTATAGCCTACAGAGTATCGGTACAAACGGCACCCAATATAAAAGTGACACTCAGTGAATCTTTTATAGGCTGTGATGCAAAAGAGAGTTTGGTGCTGTACGGCTGTGATATTCATCTTCAAAGAGATACATGCTTTACTTTTATAAAAGATGAAACATTGGTAGAGGGTATTTATACACCACTCTATTCGCATTTTATAGAGCTCTCAGAACAAAGCAGTGCAAATTTTTTCAGTTTTGATTTTGGAAATGCCGACGGACTCCAGCTGATTCAGGCAAAACTGATGGAGTCAAGTGATTTCAAAGCACACCATCTTTTGTATACAAAAGGTGAGAGTAAAAGAGGCACAGTTTCTCAGATTGTACATGCGGCAAAAAATGCAAGAAGTTCCCAAAAAGTAAAAACTATTTTAGGAGAAAGCGGACGGGGAATTTTTGATGCTTTGATTAAAATCAAGGCAGAGGGAAGCGGTACAAAAGCCTACCAAAACTCTCAGGCCGTATTACTCAATGACGGAGCCTATATGGCGAGTAAACCGCAGTTGGAAATTTATATTGATGATGTGGAAGCGAGTCATGGTTCAACGATAGGTGAGCTTGATGCCCAGCAGCTTTTTTATCTTCGCTCACGGGGTATTTCTCTTGAAGAAGCCAGAAAAATGTTGATTTTGGCCTTTGCAAACGAAATTATTGATGCGATAGAAGATGAAAAAACAAGAGAAAATGTGCACCTCTCTTTTGAAAAGGTCTATTACGGTCATGGACAGTTGGAGTGTATAGCCACCTGCCATCACTGCTGTGAGACTGTGTTTGGAGAAGAGTTATGA
- a CDS encoding 16S rRNA (uracil(1498)-N(3))-methyltransferase, with translation MVYLFNAEAGQETLHVKSEDFKYLIKVRRHKVGDELGFRNKEDIDTLHLYRLQKIEPRTAEFARISSEILRVKAEKELHIGWCVIDNKSVEKVLASLNETGVKKITFIYCERSQKNFKPDFKRFERILQASNQQCGRTEFMEFATCKGLEVFIKENPETKVFDFTDKKLECESDFTTVLIGCEGGFSAKEKEFLKNQEVFRLGTPMILRSESAVMAVASKILL, from the coding sequence ATGGTATATCTTTTCAATGCAGAGGCAGGGCAGGAGACTTTACATGTAAAGAGCGAAGACTTTAAATACCTCATAAAAGTACGCCGTCACAAAGTCGGTGACGAACTGGGCTTTCGCAATAAAGAAGATATAGATACGCTTCATCTTTACAGGCTGCAGAAGATAGAACCAAGAACGGCAGAGTTTGCGCGTATTTCTTCAGAAATTCTGAGAGTCAAAGCAGAAAAAGAGCTGCATATCGGCTGGTGTGTCATTGATAACAAGTCTGTTGAAAAAGTACTGGCAAGTCTGAACGAAACAGGGGTGAAGAAGATTACTTTCATCTACTGTGAGCGCAGTCAGAAAAACTTTAAACCTGATTTTAAGCGGTTTGAACGAATTTTACAGGCTTCAAATCAGCAGTGTGGGCGAACAGAGTTTATGGAGTTTGCTACATGTAAAGGGCTTGAAGTATTTATCAAAGAAAATCCGGAGACAAAAGTTTTTGATTTTACAGATAAAAAACTGGAGTGTGAGAGTGATTTTACAACGGTACTGATAGGCTGTGAGGGCGGGTTTTCAGCCAAAGAAAAAGAGTTTTTGAAAAATCAGGAAGTTTTTAGGCTGGGTACACCTATGATTCTTCGTTCTGAGAGTGCTGTTATGGCTGTTGCAAGTAAAATATTGCTTTAG